From Anopheles darlingi chromosome 2, idAnoDarlMG_H_01, whole genome shotgun sequence, the proteins below share one genomic window:
- the LOC125959121 gene encoding angiotensin-converting enzyme isoform X2, with translation MFAVLISCTAAVVLLSSQFVHCEPEPQLNLPPLPPSGVDGGRAVPFANGGPQQPPPRGPPSDSGVSGANGGFDRSRSERFGPPYDGDDEEEEEGERPNYPQQPQGRANNEYDRRDRPDTPYSFNDRNRYDGNRGFDSDQRSGPVRYPGDRSPNPYVSDVDNPLLYRDQGERNPNRYVSDVENPLLYRDRTPYTPNREDDRNRYNPNARPYNPNDPGFGGRNQDPGLRNPAYSDPNLRDPSYRDPNLRDPSYRDPNQRYPGNDPAYRDPSRFPGDPGYRDPYRNPEEERFRAENERRFRAETEKLRSFLAEIDRKSSLECSLNVAAQWNFETNINDATQVEALAAQQRYNDFQRLLWDQMRRIDQTKIFDDKLYRQVRLMSIIGPSALPPDQLDRYNRIVNDMLAIFNGASICAYEQPFECGLRLQPHLKDIMAKSRDWNELQYTWLEWRRKSGRNMRDLFEQLVDLTNHAGRVNNFTDGSAYWQFPYESRNFREEMEQVWREILPLYEMIHAYVRRKLREFYGPDKINKNAPLPDHILGDMYGQSWQNILDIVIPYPGRSFLEVTPEMQKQGYNPLVMFQIAEEFFVSMNMSAMPPDFWASSILTQPPDRPILCQPSSWDFCTGKDYRIKMCTQVTHKDFITVHHEMAHIQYFLNYRNNPKVFRDGANPGFHEAIGDAISLSVASPKHLQNLGLVQKSVDDTAHDINFLFSLAMEKVVFLPFALALEAWRYDVFSKRVRKEQYNCHWWLLREEYGGVKPPVLRSELDFDPGSKYHVAANIPYIK, from the exons ATGTTTGCCGTGCTGATAAGCTGTACCGCGGCGGTGGTGCTTCTGTCCTCACAATTCGTGCATTGTGAGCCGGAACCACAGTTGAATCTACCCCCATTGCCACCGTCAGGAGTGGACGGAGGTCGTGCGGTACCGTTCGCTAACGGTGGAccacagcagccaccgccCAGGGGGCCACCGAGTGAcagtggtgttagtggtgcgAACGGTGGGTTCGATCGTAGCCGAAGCGAACGCTTTGGTCCACCgtatgatggcgatgatgaggaggaggaggaaggggaacgTCCAAATTATCCGCAGCAACCGCAAGGTCGCGCCAACAACGAGTACGATCGGCGCGATCGTCCAGATACG CCTTATTCCTTCAATGATCGCAATCGATACGACGGCAATCGTGGGTTTGATTCTGATCAGCGATCCGGACCGGTCCGATATCCCGGTGATCGCAGTCCCAATCCGTATGTGTCCGATGTGGACAACCCGTTGCTGTACCGCGATCAGGGTGAACGGAATCCGAATCGGTATGTGTCGGATGTAGAGAATCCGCTGCTCTACCGTGACCGGACACCGTACACCCCGAACCGGGAGGACGACCGTAATCGTTACAATCCGAACGCACGACCGTACAATCCCAATGATCCAGGATTCGGGGGACGGAATCAGGATCCGGGTTTGCGAAATCCCGCCTATAGTGATCCGAATCTGCGTGATCCGAGTTATCGCGATCCAAATCTGCGCGATCCGAGTTATCGCGATCCGAATCAACGGTACCCCGGGAACGATCCTGCCTATCGCGATCCGTCCCGGTTTCCCGGTGATCCGGGTTACCGAGATCCTTACCGCAATCCGGAGGAGGAACGGTTTCGGGCGGAAAATGAGCGTCGCTTCCGGGCGGAGACGGAAAAGCTGCGATCCTTTCTGGCCGAAATCGATCGCAAGAGTTCGCTCGAGTGTTCACTGAATGTGGCGGCCCAGTGGAACTTCGAAACGAACATCAACGATGCCACCCAGGTGGAAGCG CTGGCTGCACAGCAACGCTACAACGATTTTCAGCGCCTACTGTGGGACCAGATGCGACGAATCGATCAAACGAAAATATTTGACGACAAACTCTACCGACAAGTGCGCCTAATGTCAATCATCGGTCCAAGTGCCCTGCCACCAGATCAGCTCGACCGA TACAATCGCATAGTGAACGACATGCTGGCCATCTTCAATGGAGCCTCCATTTGTGCCTACGAGCAACCGTTCGAGTGTGGTTTACGCTTACAGCCTCACCTGAAAGAT ATAATGGCGAAGAGCCGCGATTGGAATGAGCTGCAGTACACATGGCTCGAATGGCGCCGGAAGTCGGGACGAAACATGCGCGATCTGTTTGAACAACTGGTCGATCTAACGAACCACGCGGGACGTGTCAATA ACTTCACGGATGGTTCCGCCTACTGGCAGTTCCCGTACGAATCGCGTAACTTCCGCGAGGAGATGGAACAGGTATGGCGTGAGATTCTACCATTGTACGAAATGATTCACGCGTACGTGCGGCGCAAGTTGCGTGAGTTTTATGGCCCGGATAAGATCAACAAAAATGCTCCCCTACCGGATCACATCCTCGGTGATATGTATGGGCAGAGCTGGCAGAACATACTGGACATTGTGATACCGTATCCGGGTCGTAGCTTTCTCGAGGTGACACCCGAGATGCAGAAGCAGGGTTACAATCCGTTGGTGATGTTCCAGATCGCGGAAGAGTTCTTCGTCTCGATGAACATGTCGGCGATGCCGCCCGACTTTTGGGCCTCGTCGATACTGACGCAACCACCGGACCGTCCGATATTGTGTCAACCCTCATCGTGGGACTTTTGCACCGGCAAGGACTACCGCATCAAGATGTGTACGCAGGTGACGCACAAGGATTTCATTACCGTGCACCACGAGATGGCGCACATACAGTACTTCCTGAACTATCGCAACAATCCGAAGGTGTTCCGCGACGGTGCTAATCCAG GCTTCCATGAAGCGATCGGCGACGCAATCTCACTCTCGGTGGCATCGCCGAAGCACCTGCAAAACCTCGGGCTCGTCCAGAAATCCGTCGATGATACGGCGCACGACATCAACTTCCTGTTTTCGCTGGCCATGGAGAAGGTGGTGTTTTTACCGTTCGCGCTCGCCCTTGAAGCCTGGCGGTACGATGTGTTCAGCAAGCGTGTCCGTAAGGAGCAGTACAACTGCCACTGGTGGTTACTCAG GGAAGAGTATGGCGGTGTAAAGCCACCGGTGCTTCGGTCCGAACTTGACTTTGACCCTGGTTCCAAGTATCACGTGGCGGCGAATATTCCGTACATCAAGTAA
- the LOC125959538 gene encoding angiotensin-converting enzyme-like — protein MKLCVVLLVGCVGLVCHVSGGILPRFQADEQEAFAYLEALETEILARRNSASEANWAYDSNITPDNLDVKNEVATENAAFYKNVAEHLSQYDYESFQDEDLKRRVQKLIGLGYSALPEDKFSRMLDAINNMKENYAKIKVCDYHDRTKCDMALEPELTEIMANSRDSDELKYYWQQWYDAAGAPTREDFQTYVELNGEAAALNNYESGAESWLSAYEDDTFEEQVDAVIEELRPFYEQIHGYVRYRLREFYGEDVVSERGPIPMHLLGNMWAQGWEQIADITSPFGDRQLLDVTDEMVAQGYNPIQMFEMGDEFFQSLNMTKLPQTFWEKSILEKPDDGRDLICHASAWDFSKTDDVRIKQCTRVTMEQFFTVHHELGHVQYYLQYQHLPSVHRGGANPGFHEAVGDVLSLSVSTPKHLQKIGLLKDFVQDEESKLNQFYRSALTKLAFLPFAYTIDKYRWGIFRGDIKPEEYNCKFWEMRSKYSGIEPPVVRSEADLDAPAKYHVSADVEYLRYFVSYIIQFQFHRAACEKAGEYVKGDAVKTLNDCDIYQSAEAGNAIKAMLEMGSSKPWPDAMEVLTGERRMSADALIEYFQPLYDWLIVENERLGAFIGWEESEKCV, from the exons ATGAAGCTCTGCGTCGTTTTATTAGTGGGTTGCGTTGGGCTGGTGTGTCATGTGAGCGGTGGAATCCTACCACGATTCCAGGCTGACGAGCAGGAGGCTTTCGCGTACTTGGAAGCTCTCGAGACGGAAATTCTCGCTCGTCGGAATTCAGCGAGTGAAGCTAACTGGGCGTATGATTCCAACATTACACCGGACAATCTGGATGTGAAGAATGAGGTGGCGACCGAAAATGCCGCATTCTATAAG AACGTGGCCGAACATCTCTCCCAATACGACTACGAGAGCTTCCAAGATGAGGATCTTAAACGACGCGTGCAGAAACTGATCGGACTGGGTTACTCGGCTTTGCCGGAGGATAAGTTCAGCCGTATGCTAGATGCCATCAACAACATGAAGGAGAACTATGCCAAGATCAAGGTTTGTGATTATCACGATCGCACCAAGTGCGATATGGCACTGGAACCGGAGCTGACGGAGATAATGGCAAACAGCCGTGACTCTGACGAGCTGAAATACTACTGGCAGCAGTGGTATGATGCGGCCGGTGCACCAACTCGAGAGGATTTCCAAACTTACGTTGAGTTGAACGGAGAGGCCGCCGCATTGAACA ATTATGAATCCGGCGCCGAATCGTGGCTCAGTGCCTACGAAGATGATACCTTCGAGGAGCAGGTGGATGCAGTGATCGAAGAGCTAAGACCATTTTATGAGCAGATCCACGGTTACGTTCGCTATCGGTTGAGGGAGTTCTATGGTGAGGATGTTGTTTCAGAACGGGGACCTATTCCGATGCATCTGCTCGGTAATATGTGGGCTCAGGGATGGGAACAGATTGCTGATATCACCAGCCCATTCGGAGATCGTCAGCTGTTGGATGTGACGGACGAAATGGTCGCTCAAGGATACAACCCTATTCAAATGTTCGAGATGGGTGATGAGTTCTTCCAGTCGCTCAACATGACCAAGCTGCCACA AACTTTCTGGGAGAAGAGCATCCTTGAGAAGCCAGACGATGgacgcgatttgatttgccatGCTAGTGCCTGGGATTTCTCGAAAACCGATGACGTGCGCATCAAGCAGTGCACTCGGGTGACGATGGAACAGTTCTTCACGGTTCACCATGAGTTGGGCCACGTTCAATACTACCTGCAGTACCAACATCTACCGAGTGTCCATCGTGGCGGTGCGAACCCCGGATTCCATGAGGCAGTCGGCGATGTCCTTTCGCTATCCGTATCAACTCCGAAGCATTTGCAGAAGATTGGTCTTCTGAAGGATTTCGTACAGGATGAGGAATCAAAGCTGAATCAATTTTATCGTTCAGCATTGACCAAGCTTGCCTTCTTGCCGTTTGCGTACACGATCGATAAGTATCGTTGGGGTATCTTCCGCGGTGACATCAAGCCGGAAGAGTACAATTGCAAGTTCTGGGAGATGCGCTCGAAGTACTCTGGGATTGAGCCACCGGTGGTCCGTTCCGAGGCAGATCTAGATGCGCCAGCCAAGTATCACGTGTCGGCCGATGTGGAGTATCTGCGCTACTTCGTGTCTTACATTATTCAGTTCCAGTTCCATCGGGCCGCATGCGAGAAGGCAGGAGAGTACGTGAAGGGTGATGCGGTGAAGACTCTGAATGATTGCGACATCTATCAGAGCGCGGAGGCTGGTAATGCCATTAAAGCTATGCTTGAGATGGGATCATCGAAGCCGTGGCCGGATGCGATGGAAGTCCTGACCGGAGAGCGTCGCATGAGTGCTGACGCATTAATCGAGTACTTCCAGCCGTTGTACGATTGGCTCATCGTTGAGAACGAGCGTCTGGGAGCATTCATTGGCTGGGAAGAGTCTGAGA AGTGCGTCTAA
- the LOC125959125 gene encoding angiotensin-converting enzyme-like — MRIVSVLLVAFGLVSCGYGATLRGSSDDEQEALHYVEQLELEILSRRNVGTEAEWAYESDINDANLLVKNEVAATNAAFFKDVAETLAKYDYESFQDEDLKRRVKKLTSLGYAALPEDKFSRMLDAINAMQDNYAKVKVCDYHDPTKCDLALEPELTEILANSRDPEELKYYWQQWYDAAGAPTRDDFQTYVDLNGEAARLNNYPTGAEYWLKAYEDETFEEQVNAVIEELRPLYEQIHANVRYQLRKYYGDEIVSEKGPIPMHLLGNMWAQDWAGVAAITSPYPDRQQLDVTDEMVRQGYTPIQMFEMGDEFFQSLNMTKLPQSFWEKSILEKPEDGRDLVCHASAWEFSKTDDVRIKQCTRVTMDQFFTAHHELGHVQYFLQYQHLPSVYRDGANPGFHEAVGDVLSLSVSTPKHLEKIGLLKDYVQDEESKLNQFYTAALTKLVFLPFAYTIDKYRWGIFRGDIKPEEYNCKFWEMRSKYSGIEPPVVRSEADLDAPAKYHVSADVEYLRYFVSFIIQFQFHRAACEKAGEYVKGDPFKTLNDCDIYQSVEAGNAIKAMLEMGSSKPWPDAMEVLTGERRMSADALIEYFQPLYDWLVVENEHLGAHVGWEETKKCI; from the exons ATGAGGATCGTCTCGGTGTTGTTAGTGGCGTTTGGGCTCGTGAGCTGTGGCTACGGTGCTACACTACGTGGTTCCTCAGACGACGAGCAAGAAGCTTTGCACTACGTGGAACAGTTGGAGTTGGAAATTCTGAGTCGCCGCAATGTTGGCACTGAAGCGGAGTGGGCTTACGAGTCGGACATCAACGATGCTAACTTGCTGGTGAAAAACGAGGTGGCGGCCACTAATGCTGCGTTCTTTAAA GATGTGGCTGAAACGTTGGCCAAATACGATTATGAGAGCTTTCAGGATGAGGATCTGAAGCGACGCGTGAAAAAGCTAACCAGCTTAGGATATGCCGCACTACCAGAGGATAAGTTCAGCCGTATGCTCGATGCTATTAACGCGATGCAAGATAACTATGCCAAGGTGAAGGTGTGCGACTACCACGATCCCACCAAGTGCGATTTGGCACTGGAACCGGAGCTGACGGAGATACTGGCCAACAGCCGTGACCCTGAGGAGCTGAAATACTATTGGCAGCAGTGGTACGATGCGGCCGGTGCCCCGACGAGAGACGATTTCCAAACCTATGTCGATCTGAATGGTGAAGCGGCAAGGTTGAACA ATTACCCGACGGGCGCCGAGTACTGGCTGAAGGCATACGAAGATGAAACCTTCGAGGAGCAGGTGAATGCGGTGATCGAAGAGCTGCGTCCACTGTACGAGCAGATTCATGCCAACGTGCGTTATCAGCTGCGAAAGTATTACGGCGATGAGATTGTCTCGGAGAAGGGACCCATTCCGATGCATCTGCTAGGTAATATGTGGGCCCAGGATTGGGCGGGGGTGGCTGCCATCACCAGCCCCTATCCCGATCGCCAACAGTTGGATGTGACGGACGAAATGGTAAGACAAGGCTACACACCGATTCAGATGTTCGAGATGGGTGATGAGTTCTTCCAGTCACTCAACATGACTAAGCTGCCACA GTCATTCTGGGAGAAGAGCATTCTTGAGAAACCCGAAGACGGACGGGACCTAGTGTGCCATGCTAGTGCATGGGAGTTCTCGAAAACCGATGACGTGCGCATCAAGCAGTGTACTCGCGTGACGATGGATCAGTTCTTCACGGCTCACCATGAGCTGGGTCACGTGCAGTATTTCTTGCAATATCAGCATCTACCTAGCGTTTATAGGGACGGAGCAAATCCCGGCTTTCATGAGGCGGTCGGCGATGTTCTTTCGCTATCCGTGTCCACACCAAAGCATTTGGAGAAGATTGGTCTCCTGAAGGATTATGTGCAGGATGAGGAATCGAAGCTCAATCAGTTCTACACTGCTGCATTGACCAAGTTGGTGTTTCTTCCGTTTGCGTACACGATCGATAAGTATCGTTGGGGTATCTTCCGTGGCGACATCAAGCCGGAAGAGTACAATTGCAAGTTCTGGGAGATGCGCTCGAAGTACTCTGGTATTGAGCCACCGGTGGTTCGTTCCGAGGCAGATCTAGATGCGCCAGCCAAGTATCACGTGTCGGCCGATGTGGAGTATCTGCGCTACTTCGTATCGTTCATCATTCAATTCCAGTTCCATCGAGCAGCTTGTGAGAAGGCAGGAGAATACGTGAAGGGCGACCCTTTCAAGACACTGAACGATTGTGACATCTATCAGAGTGTGGAGGCTGGTAATGCCATTAAAGCGATGCTGGAGATGGGATCATCGAAGCCGTGGCCCGATGCGATGGAAGTCCTGACCGGAGAGCGTCGCATGAGTGCTGACGCTTTGATCGAATACTTCCAACCGCTGTACGATTGGCTCGTCGTTGAGAACGAACACCTGGGAGCCCATGTAGGCTGGGAGGAGACCAAAA aGTGTATCTAG